In Halorubrum sp. BV1, the following proteins share a genomic window:
- a CDS encoding electron transfer flavoprotein subunit alpha/FixB family protein: MTEDALVVAEHRRGELRDVSYEAITAGRELADARGGDCHVAVVAGDVDAFAEDLDREGVDAIHVVPNGEEFDHTVYQAAVRQLAERIDAGSIVIPNSVNGLDYAPALAEDLGVPIATDAIGVAYDDGLTLTREMYGSKVETTVDVAGDRFVVTIRGGEWPPAEGVGDATVETAEVDLPESGARVTGFEEVGSGDVDIADADVLVSVGRGIGEEENLEVVEALADALGATLSASRPIVDNGWLPKNRQVGQSGKVVTPDVYVAVGISGAVQHVAGMKGADTIIAINTDPTAPIFDIADYGIVGDLFDVVPALVDEFE; encoded by the coding sequence GTGACCGAAGACGCGCTCGTCGTCGCCGAACACCGCCGCGGAGAGCTTCGAGACGTCTCGTACGAGGCGATCACCGCGGGTCGAGAACTGGCAGACGCGCGCGGCGGCGACTGCCACGTCGCGGTCGTCGCGGGCGACGTCGACGCCTTCGCCGAAGACCTGGACCGCGAGGGCGTCGACGCGATCCATGTCGTCCCGAACGGCGAGGAGTTCGACCACACCGTCTATCAGGCGGCCGTCCGGCAACTCGCGGAGCGGATCGACGCCGGATCGATCGTGATCCCGAACTCCGTGAACGGGCTCGACTACGCCCCCGCGCTCGCCGAGGACCTCGGCGTGCCGATCGCCACTGACGCGATCGGCGTCGCGTACGACGACGGCCTGACCCTCACCCGCGAGATGTACGGCTCGAAGGTGGAGACCACAGTCGACGTGGCCGGCGACCGGTTCGTCGTCACGATTCGGGGCGGCGAGTGGCCACCGGCGGAGGGCGTCGGCGACGCGACCGTCGAGACGGCCGAAGTCGATCTCCCCGAGTCGGGCGCTCGCGTGACCGGGTTCGAGGAGGTCGGCAGCGGTGACGTCGACATCGCCGACGCCGACGTGCTCGTCTCTGTCGGCCGTGGGATCGGCGAGGAGGAGAACTTGGAGGTCGTCGAGGCGCTCGCCGACGCGCTCGGTGCGACGCTCTCGGCGTCGCGGCCGATCGTCGACAACGGCTGGCTGCCGAAGAACCGGCAGGTCGGCCAGTCGGGGAAGGTCGTCACCCCCGACGTGTACGTCGCGGTCGGCATCTCCGGCGCGGTCCAGCATGTCGCCGGGATGAAGGGCGCAGACACGATAATCGCGATCAACACCGACCCGACCGCACCGATCTTCGACATCGCCGACTACGGGATCGTCGGCGACCTCTTCGACGTGGTGCCCGCGCTCGTCGACGAGTTCGAGTAG
- a CDS encoding electron transfer flavoprotein subunit beta/FixA family protein, whose product MKVLVTVKEVAEASDDFAIEGTDIAPSDLEYGLNEWDDYAVEAAAQLSEAGIAAEVVAVTIGPERAEETIRTALAKGADRAVRVWDDAFETGFADVKAKATVFEAVVADEDPDLILGGVQAADTGFGATGVALAERIGFEHAAVVNDLEIDPDAGVAHVHRELEGGVEELTDVDLPAVLTVQTGLNEPRYASLRGIRQAQQKEIAARELADLGLAAADVESDVTITSMSEPESESDAELIEGDAAEAASRLAEVLRETGVVA is encoded by the coding sequence ATGAAGGTTCTGGTGACCGTCAAGGAGGTCGCGGAGGCGAGCGATGACTTCGCGATCGAGGGGACGGATATCGCGCCGTCGGACCTCGAGTACGGCCTCAACGAGTGGGACGACTACGCCGTCGAGGCGGCGGCACAGCTGTCCGAAGCCGGGATCGCAGCGGAGGTCGTCGCCGTCACGATCGGTCCGGAGCGGGCCGAGGAGACGATCCGAACCGCCCTCGCGAAGGGCGCGGATCGCGCCGTTCGCGTCTGGGACGACGCGTTCGAGACGGGGTTCGCGGACGTCAAAGCGAAGGCGACGGTGTTCGAGGCGGTCGTCGCCGACGAGGACCCGGACCTGATCCTCGGCGGCGTCCAGGCCGCCGACACCGGATTCGGCGCGACGGGCGTCGCGCTCGCGGAGCGGATCGGCTTCGAACACGCCGCGGTCGTCAACGATCTGGAGATCGATCCCGACGCGGGCGTCGCACACGTCCACCGCGAACTGGAGGGCGGCGTCGAGGAGCTGACGGACGTCGACCTCCCAGCGGTGTTGACGGTTCAGACCGGCCTCAACGAGCCGCGGTACGCGAGCCTCCGCGGGATCCGACAGGCCCAACAGAAGGAGATCGCCGCGCGCGAGTTAGCCGACCTCGGGCTCGCCGCCGCCGACGTCGAAAGCGACGTGACGATTACGTCGATGTCCGAACCGGAGAGCGAGTCAGACGCCGAACTGATCGAGGGCGACGCGGCGGAGGCCGCGAGCCGACTCGCCGAGGTCCTGCGGGAGACGGGGGTGGTGGCGTGA